In Oryza glaberrima chromosome 8, OglaRS2, whole genome shotgun sequence, the following are encoded in one genomic region:
- the LOC127781974 gene encoding protein CHROMATIN REMODELING 35-like isoform X1, translating into MCTCIYRRGYLFQLSTEISLSPIHIAVFVENRICGWGYSTTEVLGGICNSSVEKAEERETVIPAISNMEKMGEKQQKSIPRDRKRKGELDPAADYVKDLWDAFYVTAESTHLDTSEVNNKKQLDNCNHDIHVYEDLGHVCHECGLVVRKADSLFHYQWKKASRKRTNVNEVCLKKVGSDAISLSEDIIFSDIAIHPRHAKNIRPHQLEGFKFLVNNLVTDEPGGCILVHAPGSGEIFMLISFIQGFMARHFTARPLVVLPEGILGTWKREFQQWQVEDIPLYDFDSIKADNRVEQLEVLKSWSSKRSILFVGSKHFTQIVCDDRDENAVAECRDTLLMVPSLLILDEGHTPSIDETDMLQSARKVQTPCKVVMSGTLFHNHVKEVFNTLDLVRPGFLKTETSWPIVTRMMGQLEISSARSITEISESVEDTLLNDDNFTRKVNVIRSLGELTKDVLHYCNGEDLNEFPVLLDFSVFLELSPKQKDILCKLEEDHGMLKTSAVGAALYVHPCLSEISEANDVDRDDRVDSLVNSINLGDGVKARFFLNILALANSAGEKLVAFSQYTLPMKFLERLLVKEMGWHVGKEIFVINGDTSMEDGQLAMDQFNGSADAKVLFGSIKAFGEGISLVGASRIVILDVHLNPSVTRQAIGSTFRPGQKKKVFVYRLVAADSPEEKAHETAFNKEVIPKLWFQWSGRCTTEDFKLNQVCIDGSRDVLLETDVIRQDIKALYQR; encoded by the exons atgtgtacatgtatatatagacGGGGCTATCTATTTCAATTAAGCACTGAAATCAGTCTGAGTCCCATCCATATTGCAGTTTTTGTTGAAAATAGGATTTGTGGTTGGGGATACAGCACTACAGAAGTTCTAGGAGGAATTTGCAATTCTTCTGTGGAGAAAGCAGAAGAAAGAGAAACAGTAATTCCG GCCATTAGCAACATGGAGAAGATGGGAGAAAAACAACAGAAATCAATCCCTAGggacagaaaaagaaaaggcgagCTAGATCCAGCAGCAGATTATGTTAAGGATCTTTGGGATGCTTTCTATGTGACTGCGGAAAGCACACAT CTCGACACATCAGAAGTGAATAATAAAAAACAGTTAGACAATTGCAACCACGATATTCATGTTTATGAAGATCTGGGCCATGTATGCCATGAATGTGGTTTGGTCGTGAGGAAAGCTGACTCATTATTTCACTATCAGTGGAAAAAG GCTTCAAGGAAAAGAACAAATGTGAATGAGGTTTGCTTGAAGAAGGTAGGCTCTGATGCTATTAGTCTCTCTGAAGATATCATATTTTCAGATATTGCCATTCATCCAAGACATGCCAAGAATATCCGGCCTCATCAGTTGGAAGGATTCAAATTCCTGGTTAATAACTTGGTCACTGATGAACCTGGAGGCTGCATTCTTGTTCATGCCCCAGGTTCAGGGGAAATATTTATGCTTATCAGTTTCATTCAAGGCTTCATGGCAAGACATTTCACTGCAAGGCCCCTTGTTGTGCTTCCTGAAGGGATATTAGGTACATGGAAGAGAGAATTCCAGCAGTGGCAAGTGGAGGACATACCACTGTATGATTTCGATTCTATTAAGGCTGACAATAGAGTAGAGCAACTGGAAGTCCTAAAATCTTGGAGCTCTAAGAGGAGCATACTCTTTGTTGGATCCAAGCATTTCACCCAAATTGTCTGCGATGATAGGGATGAAAATGCTGTAGCTGAATGCAGGGACACGCTTCTTATGGTCCCCAGCTTGTTGATACTTGATGAGGGCCATACACCTAGCATTGATGAGACTGATATGCTACAATCTGCGCGCAAAGTGCAAACGCCATGCAAAGTGGTCATGTCTGGTACACTCTTCCATAATCATGTCAAGGAAGTGTTTAACACCTTGGATCTTGTACGCCCAGGTTTTCTCAAGACGGAGACATCCTGGCCCATTGTTACACGTATGATGGGTCAACTAGAAATATCAAGTGCCAGGAGTATAACAGAGATCTCTGAGTCAGTGGAAGATACCCTGCTGAATGATGATAACTTCACAAGAAAAGTTAATGTTATCAGAAGTCTTGGAGAACTAACCAAAGATGTGCTTCACTACTGTAATGGTGAGGACTTGAATGAATTTCCTGTCTTACTAGACTTCAGTGTGTTCTTGGAACTCAGTCCCAAGCAGAAAGACATTCTTTGCAAGTTAGAAGAAGACCATGGGATGCTCAAAACAAGCGCTGTAGGGGCTGCACTCTATGTTCACCCTTGCCTTTCAGAAATTTCTGAAGCTAATGATGTTGATAGGGATGACAGAGTTGATAGTTTGGTCAACAGCATCAACCTGGGAGATGGGGTGAAGGCCAGGTTTTTTCTGAACATCCTTGCGCTTGCCAACTCTGCAGGAGAGAAATTAGTTGCTTTTAGTCAGTATACACTCCCCATGAAATTTTTGGAAAGGCTGCTGGTTAAGGAGATGGGCTGGCATGTAGGGAAGGAAATTTTTGTGATAAATGGTGATACTAGCATGGAAGATGGACAATTGGCAATGGATCAGTTCAACGGCTCTGCCGATGCAAAAGTTCTGTTTGGTTCCATCAAGGCATTTGGGGAGGGCATCTCCCTTGTGGGTGCATCAAGAATTGTCATCCTAGATGTTCACCTGAACCCGTCTGTTACGCGCCAAGCCATCGGGAGCACATTCAGGCCTGGACAGAAGAAGAAAGTGTTTGTGTATAGACTTGTAGCTGCTGATTCTCCAGAGGAGAAGGCCCATGAAACTGCATTCAACAAGGAAGTCATACCAAAGCTATGGTTCCAATGGAGCGGGCGCTGCACAACTGAAGACTTCAAGCTGAATCAAGTCTGTATCGATGGCTCCAGAGATGTATTGTTGGAGACTGATGTTATTCGTCAGGATATCAAGGCTTTGTATCAAAG GTAA
- the LOC127781974 gene encoding protein CHROMATIN REMODELING 35-like isoform X2 — protein MCTCIYRRGYLFQLSTEISLSPIHIAVFVENRICGWGYSTTEVLGGICNSSVEKAEERETVIPAISNMEKMGEKQQKSIPRDRKRKGELDPAADYVKDLWDAFYVTAESTHLDTSEVNNKKQLDNCNHDIHVYEDLGHVCHECGLVVRKADSLFHYQWKKASRKRTNVNEVCLKKVGSDAISLSEDIIFSDIAIHPRHAKNIRPHQLEGFKFLVNNLVTDEPGGCILVHAPGSGEIFMLISFIQGFMARHFTARPLVVLPEGILGTWKREFQQWQVEDIPLYDFDSIKADNRVEQLEVLKSWSSKRSILFVGSKHFTQIVCDDRDENAVAECRDTLLMVPSLLILDEGHTPSIDETDMLQSARKVQTPCKVVMSGTLFHNHVKEVFNTLDLVRPGFLKTETSWPIVTRMMGQLEISSARSITEISESVEDTLLNDDNFTRKVNVIRSLGELTKDVLHYCNGEDLNEFPVLLDFSVFLELSPKQKDILCKLEEDHGMLKTSAVGAALYVHPCLSEISEANDVDRDDRVDSLVNSINLGDGVKARFFLNILALANSAGEKLVAFSQYTLPMKFLERLLVKEMGWHVGKEIFVINGDTSMEDGQLAMDQFNGSADAKVLFGSIKAFGEGISLVGASRIVILDVHLNPSVTRQAIGSTFRPGQKKKVFVYRLVAADSPEEKAHETAFNKEVIPKLWFQWSGRCTTEDFKLNQVCIDGSRDVLLETDVIRQDIKALYQR, from the exons atgtgtacatgtatatatagacGGGGCTATCTATTTCAATTAAGCACTGAAATCAGTCTGAGTCCCATCCATATTGCAGTTTTTGTTGAAAATAGGATTTGTGGTTGGGGATACAGCACTACAGAAGTTCTAGGAGGAATTTGCAATTCTTCTGTGGAGAAAGCAGAAGAAAGAGAAACAGTAATTCCG GCCATTAGCAACATGGAGAAGATGGGAGAAAAACAACAGAAATCAATCCCTAGggacagaaaaagaaaaggcgagCTAGATCCAGCAGCAGATTATGTTAAGGATCTTTGGGATGCTTTCTATGTGACTGCGGAAAGCACACAT CTCGACACATCAGAAGTGAATAATAAAAAACAGTTAGACAATTGCAACCACGATATTCATGTTTATGAAGATCTGGGCCATGTATGCCATGAATGTGGTTTGGTCGTGAGGAAAGCTGACTCATTATTTCACTATCAGTGGAAAAAG GCTTCAAGGAAAAGAACAAATGTGAATGAGGTTTGCTTGAAGAAGGTAGGCTCTGATGCTATTAGTCTCTCTGAAGATATCATATTTTCAGATATTGCCATTCATCCAAGACATGCCAAGAATATCCGGCCTCATCAGTTGGAAGGATTCAAATTCCTGGTTAATAACTTGGTCACTGATGAACCTGGAGGCTGCATTCTTGTTCATGCCCCAGGTTCAGGGGAAATATTTATGCTTATCAGTTTCATTCAAGGCTTCATGGCAAGACATTTCACTGCAAGGCCCCTTGTTGTGCTTCCTGAAGGGATATTAGGTACATGGAAGAGAGAATTCCAGCAGTGGCAAGTGGAGGACATACCACTGTATGATTTCGATTCTATTAAGGCTGACAATAGAGTAGAGCAACTGGAAGTCCTAAAATCTTGGAGCTCTAAGAGGAGCATACTCTTTGTTGGATCCAAGCATTTCACCCAAATTGTCTGCGATGATAGGGATGAAAATGCTGTAGCTGAATGCAGGGACACGCTTCTTATGGTCCCCAGCTTGTTGATACTTGATGAGGGCCATACACCTAGCATTGATGAGACTGATATGCTACAATCTGCGCGCAAAGTGCAAACGCCATGCAAAGTGGTCATGTCTGGTACACTCTTCCATAATCATGTCAAGGAAGTGTTTAACACCTTGGATCTTGTACGCCCAGGTTTTCTCAAGACGGAGACATCCTGGCCCATTGTTACACGTATGATGGGTCAACTAGAAATATCAAGTGCCAGGAGTATAACAGAGATCTCTGAGTCAGTGGAAGATACCCTGCTGAATGATGATAACTTCACAAGAAAAGTTAATGTTATCAGAAGTCTTGGAGAACTAACCAAAGATGTGCTTCACTACTGTAATGGTGAGGACTTGAATGAATTTCCTGTCTTACTAGACTTCAGTGTGTTCTTGGAACTCAGTCCCAAGCAGAAAGACATTCTTTGCAAGTTAGAAGAAGACCATGGGATGCTCAAAACAAGCGCTGTAGGGGCTGCACTCTATGTTCACCCTTGCCTTTCAGAAATTTCTGAAGCTAATGATGTTGATAGGGATGACAGAGTTGATAGTTTGGTCAACAGCATCAACCTGGGAGATGGGGTGAAGGCCAGGTTTTTTCTGAACATCCTTGCGCTTGCCAACTCTGCAGGAGAGAAATTAGTTGCTTTTAGTCAGTATACACTCCCCATGAAATTTTTGGAAAGGCTGCTGGTTAAGGAGATGGGCTGGCATGTAGGGAAGGAAATTTTTGTGATAAATGGTGATACTAGCATGGAAGATGGACAATTGGCAATGGATCAGTTCAACGGCTCTGCCGATGCAAAAGTTCTGTTTGGTTCCATCAAGGCATTTGGGGAGGGCATCTCCCTTGTGGGTGCATCAAGAATTGTCATCCTAGATGTTCACCTGAACCCGTCTGTTACGCGCCAAGCCATCGGGAGCACATTCAGGCCTGGACAGAAGAAGAAAGTGTTTGTGTATAGACTTGTAGCTGCTGATTCTCCAGAGGAGAAGGCCCATGAAACTGCATTCAACAAGGAAGTCATACCAAAGCTATGGTTCCAATGGAGCGGGCGCTGCACAACTGAAGACTTCAAGCTGAATCAAGTCTGTATCGATGGCTCCAGAGATGTATTGTTGGAGACTGATGTTATTCGTCAGGATATCAAGGCTTTGTATCAAAGGTGA